From the Cucurbita pepo subsp. pepo cultivar mu-cu-16 chromosome LG05, ASM280686v2, whole genome shotgun sequence genome, one window contains:
- the LOC111795338 gene encoding cysteine and histidine-rich domain-containing protein RAR1 isoform X1, with the protein MLSSTNYVIFFLCCVSCILLILSLSVYMLLGHGLGSYLCFPFFQGPLFHDGMKEWSCCKKRSHDFSLFLEIPGCKTGKHTTEKPVLTKPTTSVKKPSPAPVSSMTNTLGKESCARCRQGFFCSDHGSQVQGNNKSINQASNVPPASNIDSQVSPAPAKKTVGINEPQICKNKGCGKTFTEMDNHDTACSYHPGPAVFHDRLRGWKCCDVHVKEFDEFMEIPPCTQGWHNADSA; encoded by the exons ATGCTTTCCTCCACAAATTATGTTATCTTTTTCCTTTGCTGTGTATCGTGTATTTTACTAATTCTCTCTTTGTCTGTTTACATGCTCCTCGGCCATGGGCTTGGTTCATATTTGTGTTTCCCATTTTTCCAGGGA CCTCTATTTCATGATGGGATGAAAGAATGGAGCTGTTGCAAGAAAAGAAGCCACGACTTCAGTTTATTTTTAGAGATTCCAGG aTGCAAGACCGGAAAACATACAACGGAAAAGCCAGTTTTGACCAAGCCTACCACTTCCGTGAAGAAGCCAAGTCCGGCTCCTGTGTCTTCCATGACAAATACATTAGGAAAAGAGTCATGCGCTAGGTGCCGGCAAGGTTTCTTTTGTTCAGATCATG GTTCACAAGTCCAAGGCAATAACAAATCTATTAATCAAGCCTCAAATGTACCCCCTGCAAGCAATATAGATTCTCAGGTCTCTCCTGCTCCAGCAAAAAAGACAGTAGGCATAAATGAACCTCAGATCTGCAAGAATAAGGGATGTGGGAAAACTTTCACAGAGATGGATAATCATGACACTGCCTGTAGTTACCATCCCGGACCTGCAGTCTTTCATGACCGGCTGAGAGGG TGGAAATGCTGCGACGTTCACGTTAAGGAATTTGACGAGTTTATGGAAATTCCACCCTGCACTCAAGGTTGGCACAATGCAGATTCAGCATAA
- the LOC111795628 gene encoding LRR receptor-like serine/threonine-protein kinase ERL1, with product MKLIPFLPWPNLLLLHMALLILLFSFSSPLFHSSMASSLPQDEGRALMSIKASFSNVANVLLDWDDDHNNDFCSWRGVFCDNLSLSVAALNLSNLNLGGEISPAIGDLRNLQSIDFQGNKLTGQIPDEIGNCGLLVHLDLSDNLLYGDVPFTVSKLKLLEFLNLKNNQLTGPIPSTLTQIPNLKTLDLARNQLTGEIPRLIYWNEVLQYLGLRGNFLTGSLSSDMCQLTGLWYFDVRGNNLTGTIPDSIGNCTSFEILDISYNQISGEIPYNIGFLQVATLSLQGNRLTGKIPNVIGLMQALAVLDLSENELEGPIPPIFGNLSYTGKLYLHGNKLTGPIPPELGNMSKLSYLQLNDNQLTGTIPFELGKLDQLFELNLANNYLEGPIPHNISSCTALNQFNVHGNRLNGSIPLGFQELESLTYLNLSANNFKGRIPVELGRIVNLDTLDLSRNYFSGPVPASVGDLEHLLILNLSANRLVGPVPAEFGNLRSVQTIDMSFNNFSGSIPMELGQLQNIVSLILNNNHLQGKIPDQLTNCFSLTNLNLSYNNLSGILPPMKNFSRFQPDSFIGNPLLCGNWLGLICGPYMGKPPVMLSRTAVVCMTFGFVILLSVVIIAVCKSNPSKQLMKGSSKTGQGPPIVVLHMDMAIHTFDDIMRTTENLSEKYIIGYGASSTVYKCSLKNSRPIAIKRLYNHYAHNLREFETELETIGSIRHRNLVVLHGYSLSPCGNLLFYDYMENGSLWDLLHGPGKKVKLDWEARLKIAVGAAQGLAYLHHDCNPRIIHRDVKSSNILLDENFEAHLSDFGIAKCIPTAKTHASTYVLGTIGYIDPEYARTSRLNEKSDVYSFGIVLLELLTGKKAVDNESNLHQLILSKTDNNTVMEAVDPEVSVTCMDSAHVRKTFQLALLCTKHNQAERPTMHEVARVLISLQQPPALKQTPFPTKTLDYAQFVIDKGQNQNAKGQEEEEEQKSDVDSSDARWFVRFGEVISEQHSLNQ from the exons ATGAAGCTCATCCCCTTCCTTCCATGGCCgaacctcctcctcctccacatGGCCCTCCTCATCCTCctcttctcattttcttctcccctGTTTCATTCTTCCATGGCTTCTTCACTTCCTCAGGATGAAG GACGAGCTCTAATGTCGATCAAAGCCTCGTTTAGCAATGTAGCTAATGTGTTGCTCGATTGGGATGATGATCATAACAACGATTTCTGTTCATGGCGTGGGGTTTTCTGCGACAATCTTAGTCTTTCGGTTGCTGCTCT GAACTTGTCCAACTTGAATCTGGGTGGGGAGATTTCACCAGCCATCGGAGATTTAAGAAACTTACAGTCAAT TGATTTTCAAGGAAACAAACTGACGGGACAAATCCCTGATGAGATTGGTAACTGCGGTCTTCTTGTTCATTT GGATTTATCTGATAATTTGCTCTATGGGGACGTCCCCTTCACTGTTTCCAAGCTGAAGCTGCTTGAGTTCTT GAATCTGAAGAACAATCAGTTGACTGGCCCAATCCCTTCTACTCTTACTCAGATTCCTAATCTGAAAACTCT TGATCTTGCACGAAACCAGCTTACTGGAGAGATCCCTAGGCTAATCTATTGGAATGAAGTACTGCAATATCT CGGGTTACGAGGGAACTTCTTGACGGGGTCGCTGTCGTCCGATATGTGTCAGCTGACTGGCTTGTGGTACTT TGATGTAAGGGGCAACAATCTGACTGGCACTATACCTGATAGTATAGGGAACTGTACAAGTTTTGAAATTCT GGATATATCCTACAACCAGATCTCAGGGGAGATTCCCTACAACATTGGATTTCTTCAAGTAGCCACTTT ATCATTGCAGGGAAACAGGTTGACTGGTAAGATTCCCAATGTCATTGGATTGATGCAGGCCCTTGCTGTCCT GGATTTGAGTGAGAATGAGCTTGAAGGGCCAATTCCCCCAATATTTGGCAACTTATCCTACACAGGGAAATT ATACCTACACGGAAACAAGTTGACCGGGCCAATACCCCCCGAGCTCGGCAATATGTCAAAGCTTAGCTACCT GCAACTAAATGATAATCAACTAACAGGAACAATTCCATTTGAACTTGGAAAATTGGATCAATTGTTTGAATT GAATCTAGCTAACAATTACCTTGAAGGACCCATTCCTCACAACATCAGTTCTTGCACTGCACTGAATCAATT TAATGTACATGGTAACCGTCTCAACGGATCGATCCCTCTCGGCTTCCAAGAACTGGAGAGCTTAACCTATTT GAATCTCTCAGCTAATAACTTCAAAGGCAGGATTCCAGTTGAGCTGGGACGCATAGTTAACCTTGATACATT GGATCTATCTCGAAACTACTTCTCGGGTCCAGTTCCTGCGTCTGTTGGTGATTTGGAACACCTTCTTATCCT AAATTTGAGTGCCAATCGACTCGTTGGGCCAGTACCTGCAGAATTTGGGAATCTTCGAAGTGTTCAGACTAT TGATATGTCATTCAACAACTTCTCTGGTAGCATTCCCATGGAGTTGGGTCAGCTGCAAAACATTGTCTCCCT AATTTTGAACAACAATCATTTGCAAGGGAAGATACCCGATCAGCTGACAAATTGTTTTAGTCTTACCAATTT GAACTTGTCATACAATAATCTATCTGGTATCTTACCTCCCATGAAGAACTTTTCTCGATTCCAACCTGATAG CTTTATTGGGAATCCTCTGCTGTGTGGAAATTGGCTGGGATTGATCTGTGGACCTTATATGGGAAAACCTCCAG TAATGTTGTCTCGGACAGCGGTTGTTTGTATGACGTTTGGATTCGTTATATTGTTGTCGGTAGTTATAATTGCTGTGTGTAAGTCGAATCCGTCGAAGCAATTGATGAAAGGTTCTAGCAAGACCGGGCAAG GTCCTCCAATTGTGGTACTTCATATGGATATGGCTATTCACACGTTCGACGACATTATGAGAACGACCGAGAATCTAAGCGAGAAATACATTATTGGCTATGGAGCTTCGAGCACTGTGTACAAATGTTCACTGAAGAATTCCCGACCTATTGCAATTAAGCGACTTTACAATCACTACGCTCACAATTTACGGGAGTTTGAGACCGAACTCGAAACCATTGGTAGTATCAGACATAGAAATCTTGTTGTACTTCATGGTTATTCATTATCTCCCTGTGGGAATCTCCTTTTCTATGACTACATGGAAAATGGTTCACTTTGGGATCTGCTTCATG GGCCAGGTAAGAAGGTTAAACTGGATTGGGAAGCACGGTTGAAGATAGCAGTCGGAGCTGCACAAGGGCTTGCATATCTTCACCACGACTGCAACCCGCGAATCATTCACCGGGACGTCAAGTCTTCGAATATTCTACTGGATGAAAACTTTGAGGCTCATCTTTCTGATTTTGGGATTGCCAAATGTATCCCAACTGCCAAAACACATGCCTCGACGTATGTGCTTGGAACAATTGGCTATATTGATCCGGAGTATGCTAGGACCTCTCGGCTGAACGAAAAATCCGATGTTTATAGCTTTGGCATTGTTCTTCTAGAACTACTGACTGGAAAGAAAGCTGTGGATAATGAGTCAAATTTGCATCAACTG ATATTGTCAAAGACTGATAACAATACTGTGATGGAAGCTGTTGATCCTGAAGTTTCAGTCACCTGTATGGATTCAGCTCATGTCCGGAAAACGTTCCAGCTTGCTCTCCTTTGCACAAAACACAATCAAGCCGAACGACCAACAATGCACGAAGTTGCACGAGTTTTGATCTCCCTCCAGCAACCACCTGCATTGAAACAAACTCCATTCCCTACCAAAACATTGGATTACGCACAATTCGTGATCGATAAGGGTCAGAATCAAAATGCAAAAGGacaggaggaggaggaggagcagAAATCCGACGTGGATTCATCGGATGCTCGGTGGTTTGTTCGGTTTGGGGAAGTTATATCAGAACAACACAGTTTGAATCAATAG
- the LOC111795629 gene encoding uncharacterized protein LOC111795629 isoform X1, with translation MALCMEKEKETEMEMEMEMDEEMEEVTDQPFDSDEIDFDYEFDAAMYYDFTRPETEMEMRGAEDWFKFAGTYPPSPFVVKLTGEKEARAECTSIELKGVQNNREDPENSGINMESTVKVNLPRCSSFMKPTASYLAKQNQPRGIHSTTVLRRFQFSLGDIVEASSQRSSLNISHATKRQKLEAGYFPNVPRLMRQASLQHKVPKEVVSEANIAFARFKSTIPKEPNLETAIRAQRCRSKINSTACENNKSNASNFKARPLNRKILEAPTFLPPKKSKPQIPEFQVFRLKTSERATEHTYDVNNPCVSNPQIRNKCTRRPSSLQDTKQEKCVKAERCKARPLDKRLSHNEECDVVANCKDGTTVSTEFSCVDQKKVSDEPPTKLLSKLSLSSECRRCNTKSHCKMHFSDNCSKENVPGFLDQEREVVDILLPNSRGLLAK, from the exons ATGGCGCTTTGtatggagaaggagaaggagacggagatggagatggagatggagatggatgaagaaatggaagaggtTACTGATCAGCCATTTGATTCGGATGAGATTGATTTCGATTACGAGTTTGATGCCGCCATGTATTACGATTTCACTCGCCCCGAGACAGAGATGGAGATGAGAGGAGCCGAGGATTGGTTTAAATTCGCTGGAACCTATCCACCTTCTC CATTCGTCGTAAAATTGACTGGGGAAAAAGAGGCGCGGGCAGAGTGCACCTCTATTGAACTCAAAGGTGTCCAGAACAACCGGGAGGACCCTGAAAATTCAG GAATTAATATGGAGTCTACTGTCAAGGTAAATCTACCAAGGTGTTCAAGTTTTATGAAACCAACTGCAAGCTATTTGGCCAAGCAAAATCAACCTCGAGGAATACACTCCACCACAGTTTTGCGAAG ATTTCAGTTCAGCTTGGGCGATATTGTAGAGGCCAGTTCACAGCGTTCCTCGTTGAATATTAGTCATGCTACCAAGAGGCAAAAGTTGGAGGCTGGTTATTTTCCCAAT GTCCCACGTTTGATGCGTCAAGCAAGTTTGCAACACAAGGTGCCTAAAGAG GTTGTTTCCGAAGCTAATATAGCTTTCGCCAGATTTAAATCTACCATACCTAAAGAGCCTAACCTTGAGACAGCAATTAGAGCACAAAGATGCAG ATCTAAAATCAACTCAACTGCatgtgaaaataataaatcaaatgcTTCTAACTTTAAAGCACGCCCGCTGAACCGAAAA ATCCTTGAGGCTCCTACTTTTCTCCCACCAAAGAAGAGCAAACCACAAATACCTGAGTTTCAA GTGTTTCGCCTGAAGACATCAGAGAGGGCTACAGAGCACACATATGAT GTAAATAATCCTTGTGTATCCAATCCACAAATACGAAACAAGTGCACAAGAAG ACCGAGTTCTCTCCAAGATACGAAACAAGAGAAATGTGTAAAAGCTGAAAGATGTAAAGCTCGGCCACTTGATAAG AGACTGTCACATAATGAAGAATGTGATGTGGTTGCGAATTGTAAAGATGGAACAACTGTGTCCACG GAATTTAGCTGTGTAGATCAAAAGAAAGTTTCGGACGAGCCACCAACTAAATTACTTAGCAAG CTCTCCCTTTCATCAGAATGTCGTCGATGCAATACAAAATCTCATTGCAAAATGCATTTTTCGGACAAT TGCTCAAAAGAGAATGTCCCAGGCTTCCTTGATCAAGAGCGTGAG GTTGTTGATATACTTTTGCCAAATTCCCGAGGTCTTTTAGCAAAGTGA
- the LOC111795629 gene encoding uncharacterized protein LOC111795629 isoform X2 — protein sequence MALCMEKEKETEMEMEMEMDEEMEEVTDQPFDSDEIDFDYEFDAAMYYDFTRPETEMEMRGAEDWFKFAGTYPPSPFVVKLTGEKEARAECTSIELKGVQNNREDPENSGINMESTVKVNLPRCSSFMKPTASYLAKQNQPRGIHSTTVLRRFQFSLGDIVEASSQRSSLNISHATKRQKLEAGYFPNVPRLMRQASLQHKVPKEVVSEANIAFARFKSTIPKEPNLETAIRAQRCRSKINSTACENNKSNASNFKARPLNRKILEAPTFLPPKKSKPQIPEFQVFRLKTSERATEHTYDVNNPCVSNPQIRNKCTRRPSSLQDTKQEKCVKAERCKARPLDKRLSHNEECDVVANCKDGTTVSTEFSCVDQKKVSDEPPTKLLSKLSLSSECRRCNTKSHCKMHFSDNCSKENVPGFLDQEREL from the exons ATGGCGCTTTGtatggagaaggagaaggagacggagatggagatggagatggagatggatgaagaaatggaagaggtTACTGATCAGCCATTTGATTCGGATGAGATTGATTTCGATTACGAGTTTGATGCCGCCATGTATTACGATTTCACTCGCCCCGAGACAGAGATGGAGATGAGAGGAGCCGAGGATTGGTTTAAATTCGCTGGAACCTATCCACCTTCTC CATTCGTCGTAAAATTGACTGGGGAAAAAGAGGCGCGGGCAGAGTGCACCTCTATTGAACTCAAAGGTGTCCAGAACAACCGGGAGGACCCTGAAAATTCAG GAATTAATATGGAGTCTACTGTCAAGGTAAATCTACCAAGGTGTTCAAGTTTTATGAAACCAACTGCAAGCTATTTGGCCAAGCAAAATCAACCTCGAGGAATACACTCCACCACAGTTTTGCGAAG ATTTCAGTTCAGCTTGGGCGATATTGTAGAGGCCAGTTCACAGCGTTCCTCGTTGAATATTAGTCATGCTACCAAGAGGCAAAAGTTGGAGGCTGGTTATTTTCCCAAT GTCCCACGTTTGATGCGTCAAGCAAGTTTGCAACACAAGGTGCCTAAAGAG GTTGTTTCCGAAGCTAATATAGCTTTCGCCAGATTTAAATCTACCATACCTAAAGAGCCTAACCTTGAGACAGCAATTAGAGCACAAAGATGCAG ATCTAAAATCAACTCAACTGCatgtgaaaataataaatcaaatgcTTCTAACTTTAAAGCACGCCCGCTGAACCGAAAA ATCCTTGAGGCTCCTACTTTTCTCCCACCAAAGAAGAGCAAACCACAAATACCTGAGTTTCAA GTGTTTCGCCTGAAGACATCAGAGAGGGCTACAGAGCACACATATGAT GTAAATAATCCTTGTGTATCCAATCCACAAATACGAAACAAGTGCACAAGAAG ACCGAGTTCTCTCCAAGATACGAAACAAGAGAAATGTGTAAAAGCTGAAAGATGTAAAGCTCGGCCACTTGATAAG AGACTGTCACATAATGAAGAATGTGATGTGGTTGCGAATTGTAAAGATGGAACAACTGTGTCCACG GAATTTAGCTGTGTAGATCAAAAGAAAGTTTCGGACGAGCCACCAACTAAATTACTTAGCAAG CTCTCCCTTTCATCAGAATGTCGTCGATGCAATACAAAATCTCATTGCAAAATGCATTTTTCGGACAAT TGCTCAAAAGAGAATGTCCCAGGCTTCCTTGATCAAGAGCGTGAG TTGTAG
- the LOC111795629 gene encoding uncharacterized protein LOC111795629 isoform X3 gives MALCMEKEKETEMEMEMEMDEEMEEVTDQPFDSDEIDFDYEFDAAMYYDFTRPETEMEMRGAEDWFKFAGTYPPSPFVVKLTGEKEARAECTSIELKGVQNNREDPENSGINMESTVKVNLPRCSSFMKPTASYLAKQNQPRGIHSTTVLRRFQFSLGDIVEASSQRSSLNISHATKRQKLEAGYFPNVPRLMRQASLQHKVPKEVVSEANIAFARFKSTIPKEPNLETAIRAQRCRSKINSTACENNKSNASNFKARPLNRKILEAPTFLPPKKSKPQIPEFQVFRLKTSERATEHTYDVNNPCVSNPQIRNKCTRRPSSLQDTKQEKCVKAERCKARPLDKRLSHNEECDVVANCKDGTTVSTEFSCVDQKKVSDEPPTKLLSKLSLSSECRRCNTKSHCKMHFSDNCFYF, from the exons ATGGCGCTTTGtatggagaaggagaaggagacggagatggagatggagatggagatggatgaagaaatggaagaggtTACTGATCAGCCATTTGATTCGGATGAGATTGATTTCGATTACGAGTTTGATGCCGCCATGTATTACGATTTCACTCGCCCCGAGACAGAGATGGAGATGAGAGGAGCCGAGGATTGGTTTAAATTCGCTGGAACCTATCCACCTTCTC CATTCGTCGTAAAATTGACTGGGGAAAAAGAGGCGCGGGCAGAGTGCACCTCTATTGAACTCAAAGGTGTCCAGAACAACCGGGAGGACCCTGAAAATTCAG GAATTAATATGGAGTCTACTGTCAAGGTAAATCTACCAAGGTGTTCAAGTTTTATGAAACCAACTGCAAGCTATTTGGCCAAGCAAAATCAACCTCGAGGAATACACTCCACCACAGTTTTGCGAAG ATTTCAGTTCAGCTTGGGCGATATTGTAGAGGCCAGTTCACAGCGTTCCTCGTTGAATATTAGTCATGCTACCAAGAGGCAAAAGTTGGAGGCTGGTTATTTTCCCAAT GTCCCACGTTTGATGCGTCAAGCAAGTTTGCAACACAAGGTGCCTAAAGAG GTTGTTTCCGAAGCTAATATAGCTTTCGCCAGATTTAAATCTACCATACCTAAAGAGCCTAACCTTGAGACAGCAATTAGAGCACAAAGATGCAG ATCTAAAATCAACTCAACTGCatgtgaaaataataaatcaaatgcTTCTAACTTTAAAGCACGCCCGCTGAACCGAAAA ATCCTTGAGGCTCCTACTTTTCTCCCACCAAAGAAGAGCAAACCACAAATACCTGAGTTTCAA GTGTTTCGCCTGAAGACATCAGAGAGGGCTACAGAGCACACATATGAT GTAAATAATCCTTGTGTATCCAATCCACAAATACGAAACAAGTGCACAAGAAG ACCGAGTTCTCTCCAAGATACGAAACAAGAGAAATGTGTAAAAGCTGAAAGATGTAAAGCTCGGCCACTTGATAAG AGACTGTCACATAATGAAGAATGTGATGTGGTTGCGAATTGTAAAGATGGAACAACTGTGTCCACG GAATTTAGCTGTGTAGATCAAAAGAAAGTTTCGGACGAGCCACCAACTAAATTACTTAGCAAG CTCTCCCTTTCATCAGAATGTCGTCGATGCAATACAAAATCTCATTGCAAAATGCATTTTTCGGACAAT tgtttttatttCTGA
- the LOC111795632 gene encoding uncharacterized protein LOC111795632 isoform X3, which produces MALCMEKEKETEMEMEMEMDEEMEEVTDQPFDSDEIDFDYEFDAAMYYDFTRPETEMEMRGAEDWFKFAGTYPPSPFVVKLTGEKEARAECTSIELKGVQNNREDPENSGKSTKVFKFYETNCKLFGQAKSTSRNTLHHSFAKVMIIS; this is translated from the exons ATGGCGCTTTGtatggagaaggagaaggagacggagatggagatggagatggagatggatgaagaaatggaagaggtTACTGATCAGCCATTTGATTCGGATGAGATTGATTTCGATTACGAGTTTGATGCCGCCATGTATTACGATTTCACTCGCCCCGAGACAGAGATGGAGATGAGAGGAGCCGAGGATTGGTTTAAATTCGCTGGAACCTATCCACCTTCTC CATTCGTCGTAAAATTGACTGGGGAAAAAGAGGCGCGGGCAGAGTGCACCTCTATTGAACTCAAAGGTGTCCAGAACAACCGGGAGGACCCTGAAAATTCAG GTAAATCTACCAAGGTGTTCAAGTTTTATGAAACCAACTGCAAGCTATTTGGCCAAGCAAAATCAACCTCGAGGAATACACTCCACCACAGTTTTGCGAAGGTGATGATcatatcttaa
- the LOC111795632 gene encoding uncharacterized protein LOC111795632 isoform X1: protein MALCMEKEKETEMEMEMEMDEEMEEVTDQPFDSDEIDFDYEFDAAMYYDFTRPETEMEMRGAEDWFKFAGTYPPSPFVVKLTGEKEARAECTSIELKGVQNNREDPENSGINMESTVKVNLPRCSSFMKPTASYLAKQNQPRGIHSTTVLRR from the exons ATGGCGCTTTGtatggagaaggagaaggagacggagatggagatggagatggagatggatgaagaaatggaagaggtTACTGATCAGCCATTTGATTCGGATGAGATTGATTTCGATTACGAGTTTGATGCCGCCATGTATTACGATTTCACTCGCCCCGAGACAGAGATGGAGATGAGAGGAGCCGAGGATTGGTTTAAATTCGCTGGAACCTATCCACCTTCTC CATTCGTCGTAAAATTGACTGGGGAAAAAGAGGCGCGGGCAGAGTGCACCTCTATTGAACTCAAAGGTGTCCAGAACAACCGGGAGGACCCTGAAAATTCAG GAATTAATATGGAGTCTACTGTCAAGGTAAATCTACCAAGGTGTTCAAGTTTTATGAAACCAACTGCAAGCTATTTGGCCAAGCAAAATCAACCTCGAGGAATACACTCCACCACAGTTTTGCGAAGGTGA
- the LOC111795631 gene encoding 21 kDa protein-like, giving the protein MESGFSKQILIFFVLLAAIDPNKNSTTATTDLIPKATTQFIKASCTATTYPKLCFTSLSAHANKIRTNPELLTKTAIDVALLSTETTSSTVANLLKSKGQLSRREVGAVTDCVEELRDSMDRLKRSVSEMKKLKGGDGFDFEMTMSNIQTWISAALTDEDACMEGFGGRSMDGYVKAFVKQHIEMIAHLTSNALALVNKFADLHG; this is encoded by the coding sequence ATGGAAAGTGGATTTAGCAAACAAATTCTcatcttctttgttcttcttgcAGCCATTGATCCCAACAAGAACTCAACCACAGCAACAACAGACCTCATCCCCAAAGCCACCACCCAATTCATCAAAGCCTCATGCACAGCAACCACCTACCCCAAGCTTTGCTTCACATCCCTCTCAGCTCATGCAAACAAGATCCGAACCAACCCGGAACTCCTAACGAAAACCGCCATCGACGTAGCCCTTCTCTCGACCGAAACAACGTCGAGCACGGTGGCAAACCTTCTGAAAAGCAAAGGGCAGCTGAGCCGCCGAGAGGTGGGCGCCGTGACCGATTGCGTGGAGGAGCTGAGGGACTCCATGGATAGGCTCAAAAGGTCAGTTAGTGAAATGAAGAAGCTCAAAGGGGGCGATGGCTTCGATTTTGAGATGACAATGAGCAATATTCAGACATGGATAAGCGCGGCATTGACTGATGAAGATGCTTGCATGGAGGGGTTTGGTGGGCGGTCGATGGATGGCTATGTGAAGGCTTTTGTGAAACAGCATATTGAGATGATTGCACATTTGACTAGCAATGCCTTGGCTTTGGTTAACAAATTTGCTGATCTTCATGGCTAG